In a single window of the Populus alba chromosome 16, ASM523922v2, whole genome shotgun sequence genome:
- the LOC118044533 gene encoding CASP-like protein 2B1: protein MSYLGVGVSPGNVPVYHGGTNLKVIDRRVRLAELVLRCVICCLGVLAAVLVVTDTQVKEIFSIQKKARFTDMKALVFLVAANGIAAAYSLVQGVRCVVGMVKGSVLFSKPLAWAIFSGDQMMAYLTVSAVAAAAQSSVFAKLGQPDLQWMKVCTMYGKFCNQVGEGIASALLVSVSMVVLSCISAFSLFRLYGGDKGKEGARW from the exons ATGAGTTATTTAGGTGTTGGTGTTAGTCCTGGGAATGTACCGGTGTATCATGGCGGCACTAACTTGAAGGTTATTGATAGGAGAGTGAGGCTAGCAGAGTTGGTTTTGAGGTGTGTGATCTGTTGTTTAGGAGTTCTTGCTGCTGTTCTTGTTGTTACAGATACTCAAGTTAAAGAgatattttcaattcaaaagaaagcaagattCACTGACATGAAAGCTCTTGT CTTTTTGGTGGCAGCTAATGGGATAGCAGCAGCCTACTCATTGGTTCAAGGGGTGCGCTGTGTTGTGGGCATGGTTAAAGGAAGTGTTCTGTTTAGCAAACCCTTAGCTTGGGCTATTTTCTCTGGTGATCag ATGATGGCATACCTGACTGTGTCTGCAGTGGCAGCTGCTGCACAATCGTCAGTGTTTGCAAAGTTGGGACAGCCTGATCTCCAATGGATGAAGGTATGCACCATGTACGGGAAATTCTGTAACCAGGTTGGTGAAGGAATAGCAAGCGCGCTGTTGGTCAGTGTTAGCATGGTTGTCTTGTCTTGTATCTCCGCTTTCAGCCTCTTCCGCTTGTACGGTGGCGACAAGGGCAAGGAGGGGGCAAGGTGGTAG